Sequence from the Nitrincola iocasae genome:
CACGGTTGTTTTTCGTAGAATACCCTCCAAGCTTGACAAAAACTAAAAAATAATTAGCGTAAAAATTACTAACACAGCATGTGACTCTCATCGCATGCCGAAACAGCTGTACACGGAATGACAGACAGTGCACTTTAAAAACACCTTTTCATCTATCTATGCTACGGGCGGCACCACCGTTGAGTTTTACTATGGAAAATTTATATGAAACGCTTCGTTTATCTGATTTTCATAGTTGCTTGTACGATTTCTGCAGCAGATCGAAGTATCGATTCGGAAAGTAATGCTAGCACTTTGTCAGGAAAAGCGCTTTTTAGGACGCTGTTAAAAAATTCAAACCACTCCCTGCAAGACGAATTACTGTGCCAGCCTCCCATAACTGCTGAAGATCCAAAAAGCTACACTCTCGGTGACCAACTGTCATTATTGCTAGCGATGGGACATTACGATGAGACTAGTGCAAAACTGGACTCTACTTGCTCTATTGACATATTCGAGACACCATCAGGCGAAACCCTTGATGTATGGGACTGTCAGATTACAGTGGCCGAGACAAATACTGAGAGTGAGTTTGTCTCTAGTTCGATGCTTGCCATAGCTATTAGCCGCCCTCAAAAAATAATGGTGCCAGGCTCGCTCAGATGTTTATGAAGTCGAGCTGTACGCCAGTTGGGGCGTTGGATCTGGCGCGTAAAATAGCGGCGCGTATTCACAAAGAGAGCTGGATCGGCTTGGCAATATTTGGGGTAGTCCTCTCGTTCCTGCCTCTGATTTGGACTTTCTACACTGCAATCTCTGGATAGGTTTCTAAATAAGCATTCCTGACTCCGATACGGCGAGGGGTATGCCGGAACCAGCACACTTTCCGGTCATTTATTTGCCAACCAGCGCATACTGCTACAGAGCCAGCAAGCTTTATTGGGTCTGACGGTATTCTTTGTCGTTGCGTTTCCCCTGAATATCACTGGGAAAAGGTTCATTCGCCGCGTGAAAATCTCTATACTCTAATTTTCGTTTTCAGCACCGGCTTTATCCGGGCAACGGCTGCATCAAGTTTAAGGGTAGATCATGGATCCGCTATTATTAATTATCCGAACGATTGGCGAAATTTTTGCCTTTATTGCCATCCTGCGCTTTCTGCTGCAAGCAATGAATGTGGATTATTACAACCCCATCTCTCAGGCTGTGGTGAAATTTACCCAGGTGCCGCTGATGCCTTTGCAGCGTATCATGCCCAAGCTAGGCCGGATTGATATATCACCGCTGGTACTGGCGTTTATCATCAAGCTGGTCACTTTGTTTATTTTGGTATCGATCACCAGCAGCCCTCTGGGTATGGCAACAATTGCTGTACTTTCGCTTGTCGGTGTATTGGACACCCTGCTGACTATTCTGTTTTGGGCTACCATCGGTTCCGTGATTATCAGTTGGGTTGCCCCCGATTCACCCCATCCGGCACCTCAATTGCTGCAGCAGCTTGTTGAGCCGATGTTTGCACAGGTTCGACGCTTCCTCCCCCCTATTGGAGGGCTTGATCTGTCACCAATCGCCATTTTCTTGGTAATACAGATCGTGCAGTCGCAATTACCACGCTTGATGTGACCTGAAATTCAGCCAACGGACGCTTAAATTTCTTACATCAACGAAGAGGTTACAAGGTGAGCGAGTTCCCGGAAGATAGCATCGGTCTGGTCACACCACAGACACTCCATTTCGACACCCCACTGACACTAGCCAGTGGTCGCATTTTGCCTCACTATGACCTGGTGATTGAAACCTATGGGCAGTTGAATGCCGATGCCAGTAACGCGGTATTGATTTGCCACGCCTTGTCTGGTCATCACCATGCCGCAGGCTATCACTCAGTTGATGAACGCAAACCCGGCTGGTGGGATTCTGCCATAGGCCCGGGTAAAGTTATCGATACTGAACGTTTCTTTGTGGTGGCTCTGAACAACCTCGGTGGCTGTCACGGCAGCACAGGCCCTAATACACCGAACCCTGAAACCGGCAAACCCTACGGGCCTGATTTCCCTATTGTCACTGTGCTTGACTGGGTACATAGTCAGGCACACTTGGCTGACCGGCTCGGTATTACCCAGTGGGCAGCGGTTGTAGGCGGCAGCCTCGGGGGTATGCAAGCGATGCAATGGGCTATCAGCTATCCGGAACGGTTACGTCACTGCGTGGTTATTGCGGCGGCACCCAAGCTCAGCACTCAAAATATCGCGTTCAATGAAGTGGCCCGCCAGGCGATTACCAAGGACCCGCAATTTTATAATGGCCACTATTATGAACAGGGCGTGGTGCCTAAAACCGGGCTGATGCTGGCACGCATGGTAGGGCACATCACTTACCTTTCCGAAGACGGCATGCGCGACAAGTTCGGTCGTGAATTGCGCTCCGGCAAACTCAGCTTTGATTTTAACCCACAGTTTGAAATTGAATCTTATCTGCAATATCAGGGTGAGCGCTTCTCATCAGCGTTTGATGCCAACACTTACCTGCTGATGACCAAGGCCCTCGATTATTTTGATCCGGCAGCCGAGTATGACAACAATCTGGCAGCCGCACTGAGTGACGTGCGTTGTGATTTCTTTATCGCCTCATTCACCACCGACTGGCGCTTTTCACCCGAACGCTCGCGTGAGATTGTCGATGCCTTGATTGAAGCCAAGAAGCATGTCACCTATACAGAAATTCAGGCCGCTCATGGCCATGATGCCTTCCTGATTCCTATTCCCCGCTACATGGAAGTCTTCGGCGCCTATATGAACCGGATTGCTGCTGAACAGGAGAATCAATATGCGCGCTGATCTGGAGATCATTCGTGAATGGATCAGGCCCGGCTCACGTGTCATCGACCTGGGTTGTGGCGAGGGTGAATTACTGGCGCATCTGATCAAGGAAAAACAAATCAGTGGTTATGGTATTGAAATTCATCCCGATAACATCACTGCCTGCATTGATAAGGGTGTCAGCGTAATTGAAAAAGATATAGATGATGGCCTCAGTGGTATTCGCAGCAACAGCTTTGATACCGTGGTGATGAGTCATGCACTGCAAACCATGCACCGCCCGGACCAGATAGTTGAAGAGATGCTGCGGATCGGTAAAGAATGCATAGTCACCTTCCCTAACTTTGCTCACTGGCGAGCGCGTGGCTATCTGGCGCTGAAAGGAAGAATGCCGGTATCCAAGTTTCTATCCTACACTTGGTACAATACCCCCAACATCCACTTTTTCACCTTCAAGGATTTTGAGGAACTCTGTGTCGAACGTAATATCTACATAGTGGACCGAACGGTGGTAGATCATGAGCACAAACACCGCTGGTGGATACGTTTATGGCCCAACATGCTCGGCGAGATCGCCATTTACCGTATCACCCGCTGAACCTTATATAAAAGGAAGACACGACCATGTTGACTCGATACAGCCCCCTGCTCTTTGCAGCCTTGTTGTCGCTAACCTTAAGCGCCAGCCTGCAGGCAGAACAGATGTTCAGTGATGAACATTATGAAATCCATTACAATGCATTTAACTCCACACTGATTCCTGCCGAAGTAGCCGCCAGCTATAACCTCACACGCAGTGGTAGCCGTGGCTTGATAAATATTGCGGTGCGTGAGAAACAGCCGGATGGTAGCACCCGTCCAGTCAGCGCCCAGGTCAGCGGGGAAGTCCGCAACCTGATACAACAGACTCAATCCGTTGAATTCCGTGAAATTACAGAAACTGATGCCATTTATTCAATCGGCAGTTTTCAGTTTACCAATGAAGACCTGCTGACTATTCAGTTGGAAGTGCAACCGGATGCTGAACGCCCGGCTTATCAGATTGAACTCCAGCAAACCTTTTACGTGGACTGATCCTTGAGTAAACAGCAATTTGTATTGGCCAGCGGTAATGCTGGCAAACTGCGTGAATTCAGCCAGATGCTGGCTGAAAAACACATAGAGGTATTGCCTCAGTCAGCGCTCAATGTCACCGAGGCGGATGAAACTGGACTGACCTTTGTGGAAAATGCCATTCTCAAAGCCCGACATGCCTGTGAAGCCACCGGACTGGCGGCCCTTTCGGATGATTCAGGACTGGAAGTCGACGCTCTCAAGGGTGCACCGGGAATTTATTCGGCGCGCTATGCCGGTGTTGGCGCTGGCGACGAAGCCAATATCGATAAGCTGCTGCAGGCCTTAGCTGACAAACCTGAGGCTGAACGTAGCGCACGCTACCAATGTGTACTGGTGTATATGCGCCATGCCCTGGACCCCACCCCGCTGATCTGTCAGGCCAGCTGGGAAGGTCATATATTGACCGAGCGGCGTGGTGAGGGCGGCTTTGGCTACGACCCGATTTTCTATATTCCCGAGCTGCACTGCTCAGTGGCTCAGTTGAATCCGGCCG
This genomic interval carries:
- a CDS encoding YggT family protein, with translation MDPLLLIIRTIGEIFAFIAILRFLLQAMNVDYYNPISQAVVKFTQVPLMPLQRIMPKLGRIDISPLVLAFIIKLVTLFILVSITSSPLGMATIAVLSLVGVLDTLLTILFWATIGSVIISWVAPDSPHPAPQLLQQLVEPMFAQVRRFLPPIGGLDLSPIAIFLVIQIVQSQLPRLM
- the metX gene encoding homoserine O-succinyltransferase MetX — encoded protein: MSEFPEDSIGLVTPQTLHFDTPLTLASGRILPHYDLVIETYGQLNADASNAVLICHALSGHHHAAGYHSVDERKPGWWDSAIGPGKVIDTERFFVVALNNLGGCHGSTGPNTPNPETGKPYGPDFPIVTVLDWVHSQAHLADRLGITQWAAVVGGSLGGMQAMQWAISYPERLRHCVVIAAAPKLSTQNIAFNEVARQAITKDPQFYNGHYYEQGVVPKTGLMLARMVGHITYLSEDGMRDKFGRELRSGKLSFDFNPQFEIESYLQYQGERFSSAFDANTYLLMTKALDYFDPAAEYDNNLAAALSDVRCDFFIASFTTDWRFSPERSREIVDALIEAKKHVTYTEIQAAHGHDAFLIPIPRYMEVFGAYMNRIAAEQENQYAR
- the metW gene encoding methionine biosynthesis protein MetW encodes the protein MRADLEIIREWIRPGSRVIDLGCGEGELLAHLIKEKQISGYGIEIHPDNITACIDKGVSVIEKDIDDGLSGIRSNSFDTVVMSHALQTMHRPDQIVEEMLRIGKECIVTFPNFAHWRARGYLALKGRMPVSKFLSYTWYNTPNIHFFTFKDFEELCVERNIYIVDRTVVDHEHKHRWWIRLWPNMLGEIAIYRITR
- a CDS encoding DUF4426 domain-containing protein, encoding MLTRYSPLLFAALLSLTLSASLQAEQMFSDEHYEIHYNAFNSTLIPAEVAASYNLTRSGSRGLINIAVREKQPDGSTRPVSAQVSGEVRNLIQQTQSVEFREITETDAIYSIGSFQFTNEDLLTIQLEVQPDAERPAYQIELQQTFYVD
- the rdgB gene encoding RdgB/HAM1 family non-canonical purine NTP pyrophosphatase, with the translated sequence MSKQQFVLASGNAGKLREFSQMLAEKHIEVLPQSALNVTEADETGLTFVENAILKARHACEATGLAALSDDSGLEVDALKGAPGIYSARYAGVGAGDEANIDKLLQALADKPEAERSARYQCVLVYMRHALDPTPLICQASWEGHILTERRGEGGFGYDPIFYIPELHCSVAQLNPAEKQQHSHRGKAMREFFQRLNSLLPV